The Candidatus Manganitrophaceae bacterium genome window below encodes:
- the ftsY gene encoding signal recognition particle-docking protein FtsY: MGFLEKLGKGLKGTRSYFSEGVAALFLGRPTIDANTLDRLEELLIGADLGVEVTERFLADLKPCVERKEVCDLVSLKKKLKSFMVSILEKGRQEEPDSASPWVTLFVGVNGVGKTSTIGKKAQRLKTEGRRVVLAAGDTFRAGAGEQLALWGERTGVEVIRHRPGADPAAVAFDAVSAGLARKSDHVLIDTAGRLQTRNNLMEELKKIVRVLGKAMPGAPHEKILVLDATTGQNALSQARLFNEAIGITGIILTKLDGTGRGGIVIPIVEALEVPVTEVGVGEGADDLIPFHIESFVDALFEDSP, encoded by the coding sequence ATGGGGTTTCTGGAGAAATTGGGCAAAGGATTGAAAGGGACCCGAAGTTATTTTTCGGAGGGGGTTGCCGCGCTCTTTTTGGGTCGCCCAACGATTGATGCAAATACCCTCGACCGCCTGGAAGAACTTCTCATCGGTGCGGATTTAGGGGTAGAGGTGACAGAGCGCTTTCTGGCGGACCTGAAGCCCTGTGTTGAAAGAAAAGAGGTCTGCGACCTCGTTTCACTGAAGAAGAAGCTCAAATCATTCATGGTATCTATTCTGGAGAAAGGAAGGCAGGAAGAACCCGATTCGGCCTCTCCTTGGGTGACTCTCTTTGTCGGGGTCAACGGCGTCGGAAAGACAAGCACTATTGGGAAGAAGGCCCAAAGACTGAAAACAGAGGGACGCCGGGTTGTTCTCGCGGCTGGAGACACCTTCCGAGCCGGGGCCGGTGAACAGTTGGCTCTCTGGGGGGAACGCACCGGAGTGGAAGTCATCCGCCATCGCCCGGGCGCAGATCCGGCGGCCGTGGCCTTTGATGCCGTGAGTGCCGGTCTGGCACGTAAGTCAGACCATGTTCTTATTGACACGGCTGGCCGTTTGCAGACCCGAAACAACCTGATGGAGGAATTGAAGAAGATAGTCCGGGTTCTTGGCAAGGCCATGCCGGGAGCGCCCCATGAAAAAATCCTGGTACTCGATGCCACCACCGGGCAGAATGCCCTTTCCCAGGCAAGACTTTTTAATGAGGCGATCGGGATCACGGGGATTATCCTGACGAAGCTTGACGGCACAGGGCGGGGCGGAATTGTCATCCCGATTGTAGAGGCCCTTGAAGTCCCGGTCACCGAGGTTGGTGTCGGAGAAGGGGCGGACGATCTGATCCCCTTTCATATCGAATCATTTGTAGATGCCCTTTTTGAAGACAGCCCCTAA
- a CDS encoding PhoH family protein: MIEGAFGVRFSARGEEITIHGRPKKVQQAEKTLSVLSSLLKEGFRLTEEDVGHAIRASRVSRIEGEGGVPSPFSEKPVTESDSLAQAAIPLSRKKKSIIPKTPAQKEYIDHINKFDVVVGIGPAGTGKTYLAMAMAISALQRKEVDRIILARPAVEAGERLGFLPGDMYEKINPYLRPLYDALYDMMEVDRAKGLLERGDIEIAPLAFMRGRTLNDSFVILDEAQNATSEQMKMFLTRLGFRSKAVITGDVTQVDLPSDKPSGLIEIQDVLEGIPGIQFSYFTEKDVIRHRLVQEIIKAYDRFDGKKVKRKKK; encoded by the coding sequence ATGATTGAGGGTGCCTTTGGTGTAAGATTTTCGGCCAGGGGTGAAGAGATCACGATCCACGGGAGACCCAAGAAAGTCCAGCAGGCAGAAAAGACCCTTTCCGTATTGTCCTCTCTCCTGAAAGAGGGCTTTCGCTTGACGGAGGAAGATGTTGGGCATGCCATTCGTGCTTCCCGCGTTTCCCGCATCGAAGGGGAGGGGGGAGTGCCTTCTCCGTTTTCAGAAAAACCTGTTACAGAATCCGATTCGCTTGCTCAAGCGGCTATTCCCTTGTCGAGAAAAAAGAAGTCCATTATACCCAAGACGCCTGCTCAGAAAGAATACATTGATCATATTAATAAGTTTGATGTCGTTGTTGGGATCGGCCCGGCCGGGACTGGCAAAACTTATTTGGCGATGGCCATGGCCATCTCGGCCTTACAGCGTAAAGAAGTGGATCGCATTATCCTGGCCCGGCCCGCCGTTGAGGCAGGAGAGCGTCTTGGATTCCTCCCGGGGGATATGTATGAAAAGATCAATCCCTATCTCCGCCCACTCTATGATGCCCTGTATGATATGATGGAGGTGGATCGGGCGAAAGGCCTCCTGGAGCGGGGAGATATCGAGATTGCGCCCCTGGCCTTTATGCGCGGGCGGACCCTGAATGATTCCTTCGTTATCTTAGATGAAGCGCAAAATGCGACGTCTGAACAAATGAAGATGTTTCTGACCCGTCTCGGTTTCCGTTCCAAGGCGGTGATCACGGGCGATGTGACGCAGGTTGATCTTCCGTCCGATAAACCCTCGGGTCTTATTGAAATCCAAGATGTTTTGGAGGGTATCCCGGGCATTCAATTTTCCTATTTTACCGAAAAAGATGTCATTCGGCATCGCCTGGTTCAGGAAATTATAAAGGCCTATGACCGTTTTGATGGAAAAAAAGTGAAGAGAAAAAAGAAGTAA
- the uvrB gene encoding excinuclease ABC subunit UvrB: MSPFKLYSDFEPKGDQPAAIKALTKGISQEKRHQVLLGVTGSGKTFTVANVIQAVQKPTLVIAHNKTLAAQLYREFKEFFPENAVEYFVSYYDYYQPEAYLPHTDTFIEKDASINDAIDRMRHSATRSLLERNDIIIVASVSCIYGLGSPEAYHGMLVYLEEGRENNREAVLKKLVEIQYERNDFDFYRGTFRVRGDVIEIFPASSDKYGIRVEFFGDMVEAIHEVDPLLGSVIRRLNKVAIYPGSHYVIPPQRIETALCGIEAELQDRIKTFHDRQMLVEAQRIEQRTGFDLEMIREIGYCQGIENYSRYFSGRMPGQPPPTLLDYFPKDMLLLIDESHATVPQIGGMYEGDRARKKNLIEYGFRLPSAIDNRPLTFKEFEGFMRQVIYVSATPGPYEMEKAKEQVIEQVIRPTGLVDPEIFVRPAKGQVDDLIGEIRERVAQSERILVTTLTKRMAEDLTDYYQEVGIRVRYLHSDIKTIERMEVIRDLRRGEFDVLVGINLLREGLDLPEVSLVAILDADKEGFLRSHRSLIQTAGRAARNVSGKVILYAEVITKSMRMTIDETNRRRHIQAKYNKKHHITPVSIQKGISETLRQELDSDVQAVSVVAEEGVSYITKEDRGELIQSLNHDMKEAAKKLEFERAAEIRDRIRSLEEMELME; the protein is encoded by the coding sequence ATGTCACCATTTAAACTTTATTCTGATTTTGAGCCGAAAGGGGATCAGCCGGCTGCGATCAAGGCCCTCACGAAGGGAATCTCTCAAGAGAAGCGGCATCAGGTCCTATTGGGGGTAACCGGCTCTGGGAAGACCTTCACGGTGGCAAATGTCATTCAAGCGGTACAGAAACCCACTTTGGTGATTGCCCATAATAAGACATTGGCGGCACAGCTCTACCGTGAATTTAAAGAGTTTTTTCCGGAGAATGCCGTAGAGTATTTTGTCAGTTATTATGACTACTATCAGCCGGAGGCCTACCTTCCTCATACCGATACCTTTATCGAGAAAGATGCCTCAATCAATGATGCCATTGATCGGATGCGGCATTCGGCGACACGCTCTTTATTGGAGCGAAATGATATTATAATTGTTGCTTCGGTCTCCTGTATTTATGGTCTGGGATCACCTGAGGCCTACCACGGAATGCTCGTCTATCTGGAAGAAGGCCGGGAGAATAACCGGGAGGCGGTTCTCAAAAAGTTGGTTGAGATTCAGTATGAAAGAAATGATTTCGATTTCTACAGGGGGACCTTCCGGGTTCGCGGCGATGTCATTGAAATTTTTCCTGCTTCGTCTGATAAATACGGCATCCGGGTCGAGTTTTTCGGAGATATGGTCGAGGCCATCCATGAGGTTGATCCACTCCTGGGTTCAGTCATCCGGCGTCTCAATAAAGTGGCAATTTACCCTGGGAGCCACTATGTGATTCCCCCGCAACGCATCGAGACGGCCCTGTGCGGGATCGAAGCGGAACTTCAGGATAGGATTAAGACCTTTCATGACCGACAGATGTTGGTGGAGGCACAACGGATCGAGCAAAGAACAGGATTTGATCTGGAAATGATACGGGAAATCGGTTATTGCCAGGGAATCGAAAATTACTCGCGTTACTTCTCCGGTCGAATGCCGGGTCAGCCACCGCCGACACTACTCGATTATTTTCCAAAAGATATGCTCTTACTTATAGATGAAAGCCATGCAACCGTTCCACAAATCGGAGGGATGTATGAAGGAGATCGCGCCCGGAAAAAGAATCTGATCGAGTATGGTTTTCGCCTTCCTTCCGCCATTGATAATCGTCCTTTGACTTTTAAAGAATTTGAAGGGTTTATGCGGCAGGTGATTTATGTGTCGGCGACTCCCGGACCTTATGAGATGGAAAAAGCGAAAGAACAGGTCATTGAGCAAGTCATTCGCCCGACCGGATTGGTGGATCCGGAAATTTTTGTCCGGCCTGCAAAAGGGCAGGTGGATGACCTGATTGGAGAAATTCGGGAAAGGGTGGCCCAGTCTGAACGGATTCTTGTGACGACGCTTACAAAAAGAATGGCAGAAGATCTGACTGACTATTACCAGGAAGTCGGGATCAGGGTTCGATACCTTCATTCTGATATTAAAACGATTGAACGGATGGAAGTGATTCGTGATTTGCGACGCGGTGAATTTGATGTCCTGGTGGGCATTAATTTGTTGCGTGAGGGCCTCGACCTGCCAGAGGTCTCGCTTGTTGCAATCCTTGATGCGGATAAAGAAGGCTTTCTCCGGTCGCATCGTTCACTCATCCAGACTGCAGGAAGGGCGGCCCGGAATGTATCAGGGAAGGTCATTTTATACGCGGAAGTAATAACAAAGTCGATGCGGATGACCATTGATGAAACCAACCGTCGCCGCCATATTCAAGCGAAATATAATAAAAAACATCACATCACGCCTGTATCCATCCAGAAAGGAATTTCGGAGACCCTCCGGCAGGAGCTTGATTCCGATGTTCAGGCTGTTTCCGTTGTTGCGGAGGAAGGCGTGTCTTATATCACAAAAGAGGACCGGGGCGAACTCATTCAGAGCTTGAACCACGACATGAAGGAGGCGGCAAAGAAATTGGAGTTCGAACGGGCAGCTGAAATTCGTGACCGGATCCGGTCACTGGAAGAGATGGAACTTATGGAGTAA
- a CDS encoding DUF4321 domain-containing protein: protein MAILNKTPWTLIFFILVGGLLGGVMGEILLLFSPSGLLQDIFLKGYQVGINPPAVLDLRLITFTIGFTFRINLLSLLGIILSIYTYKQA from the coding sequence ATGGCTATTTTAAATAAAACACCATGGACTTTAATTTTCTTTATACTCGTCGGGGGTCTTTTAGGAGGGGTCATGGGAGAGATTCTTCTCCTTTTCTCCCCGTCCGGACTCTTACAGGATATCTTTCTAAAAGGATATCAAGTCGGGATTAATCCTCCGGCAGTATTGGACCTTCGCTTAATTACCTTTACGATTGGGTTTACATTTCGGATCAATCTTCTCAGTCTCTTGGGCATCATCCTTTCCATTTATACCTACAAGCAGGCCTAA
- a CDS encoding AAA family ATPase: MSYLEYYKLKNQPFNVAVDSRFYFNSNQHSQALIKLKYAASERKGLAVLVGAIGTGKTTLAHRLLEELDEKEFESALLVVIHSAISSEWLLRKIAIQLGVEDPLEGKIDLLSQLYSRLVEIYDSGKKAVVLIDEAQMLRSKELMEEFRGILNIELDDQKLITFVFFGLAELSSNLALDKPLQQRIAVRYELKSFPKKVTEEYVQYRLNVAGVDDGLFTKEALSAIHEYSKGFPRLINIICDNALFEGFLRRRSVIDQKMIEEVSSDLDLVDTA, translated from the coding sequence ATGAGCTACCTTGAATACTATAAATTAAAAAACCAGCCGTTTAATGTTGCGGTGGACAGCCGGTTTTATTTTAACAGCAACCAGCATTCGCAGGCTCTGATAAAGTTGAAATACGCTGCTTCGGAAAGAAAAGGTCTTGCTGTCCTGGTCGGGGCGATTGGGACTGGAAAAACCACTCTGGCCCATAGACTGCTAGAGGAACTCGACGAAAAAGAGTTTGAGTCTGCTCTTCTCGTTGTCATTCACAGCGCAATCTCTTCGGAGTGGCTTTTGCGCAAGATCGCGATACAGCTTGGGGTGGAGGATCCCCTGGAGGGAAAAATTGATCTTTTGAGCCAACTTTACAGTCGCCTCGTAGAGATTTATGATTCCGGGAAAAAAGCCGTTGTCTTGATTGACGAGGCGCAGATGCTTCGAAGCAAGGAGCTCATGGAAGAATTTCGGGGCATCCTGAACATAGAATTGGATGACCAGAAACTGATCACCTTTGTCTTCTTTGGGCTGGCTGAGCTGTCTTCGAATCTTGCCCTCGACAAGCCGCTTCAGCAACGCATTGCTGTTCGGTATGAGCTTAAGTCGTTCCCGAAGAAAGTCACAGAGGAGTATGTCCAATACCGCTTGAATGTGGCCGGGGTTGATGATGGACTCTTTACAAAAGAGGCCTTATCCGCCATTCATGAGTATTCAAAGGGCTTTCCCCGGTTGATCAATATTATCTGCGACAATGCTCTTTTTGAAGGGTTTCTTCGAAGGCGTTCTGTGATTGATCAAAAGATGATTGAGGAAGTCAGTTCTGACCTCGACCTCGTTGATACAGCTTGA
- a CDS encoding outer membrane lipoprotein carrier protein LolA: MNMYSEWSPLRFRAGFFKRILLLSSVLALVFPAFNVLGEEELKETNNINDIVAQIHETYDKMEDFKARFVQTVEIFDFNVPYVSKGNLFIKKGKMRWDYHEPSRQQIFVDGGGFHYYVPEHKQVIRSRVGGRSDVHLPLQLLSGRGQLNEDFDLSFEEEGSSVKGSVSLRLVPKKKMGLIKIVIRVAPSPQIGGLMIHEAVLREENGNISTSTFEGIEINKGLEDNIFVFKIPKGVEVLDAP; the protein is encoded by the coding sequence GTGAACATGTATAGCGAGTGGAGTCCCCTCCGTTTTAGGGCGGGGTTTTTCAAAAGAATATTGTTATTGTCATCCGTGCTTGCCCTTGTTTTTCCCGCATTTAATGTGCTTGGGGAAGAAGAACTCAAGGAGACAAATAACATAAATGATATCGTCGCCCAGATTCATGAAACATATGATAAAATGGAAGACTTCAAGGCCCGTTTTGTCCAGACCGTTGAGATCTTTGATTTTAATGTTCCGTATGTCTCCAAAGGGAATCTTTTTATAAAAAAAGGGAAGATGCGCTGGGATTACCATGAACCCAGTCGGCAGCAGATTTTTGTCGATGGCGGTGGATTCCATTATTACGTTCCAGAACATAAACAGGTCATCCGGAGCCGTGTTGGCGGGCGTTCAGATGTACATCTTCCGCTCCAACTTCTTTCGGGTCGAGGACAACTCAACGAAGACTTTGATCTTTCTTTTGAAGAGGAAGGGTCTTCTGTGAAAGGTTCGGTTTCTCTTCGGCTGGTTCCAAAGAAGAAGATGGGGCTCATCAAGATTGTTATTCGGGTCGCGCCCTCTCCTCAAATTGGGGGCTTGATGATACATGAGGCGGTCCTGCGTGAAGAAAATGGGAATATATCGACCTCTACGTTTGAGGGAATTGAAATAAACAAGGGCTTAGAGGACAACATCTTTGTCTTTAAAATTCCGAAGGGGGTCGAGGTCCTTGATGCGCCGTAA
- a CDS encoding DNA translocase FtsK, with the protein MNEVAGTLLVVLGLLIGVSLLTYHSEDPSFLSISSTSIVQNAVGKVGAHLSALFFQLFGVGSYFFPLFLTALGVRFFQKREGFFHKKIIVGGFLWVITLSALAHLEWLGFSRLVSLDQKGGIFGRFLSQFLLDYFASFGTAVLLFSLFLMGGILLFSFSPQKVLNRFITGLQVIRQLGLVSASPSEKKRGRRSPSIQNGERENNREEGPAIANPPPRIAVPPKQETFTFVSEDAGDYRLPPLSLLSDSSRLPNARSKEELIVQSQILERKLRDFDVEGRVSQVHPGPVITMFEFEPAPGVKLNRIINLSDDLALAMRALHVRIVAPLPGKAAVGIEIPNYKREEVGLKEVFASPSFNRIQSKLRLALGKDIFGNPLATDLAAMPHLLIAGSTGSGKSVGLNSMVLSILFSATPAEVKMIMIDPKMLEFSLYDGIPHLVTPVIVRPKAASDALKRMVVEMQRRYQLLAGKGVRNIDAYNKRLLKDKKKKGRSMLETDDEGSAVEESPLPYIVILIDELADLMMVAPRDVEDSIARLAQMARAAGIHLILATQRPSVDVLTGLIKANFPARIAFCVSSKTDSRTILDANGAEQLLGKGDMLYLSAGTGKIVRVHGSYVSEEEVKRVVGFIKEQSSPLYDSAFTAPVSSGDLATEDDRDEFYERARELVIGTGHASASFIQRRMRVGYPRAARIIEMMEEDGLIGPAVGAKPREILIRREEQPL; encoded by the coding sequence ATGAATGAAGTCGCGGGAACGCTCCTTGTTGTCCTTGGACTTCTTATTGGCGTGAGCCTTCTGACCTATCATTCAGAAGACCCCTCATTTCTCTCAATCTCATCCACATCGATTGTTCAAAATGCAGTTGGCAAGGTGGGTGCTCACCTTTCCGCCCTGTTTTTTCAGTTGTTCGGGGTCGGTTCCTATTTTTTCCCGTTGTTTTTGACCGCCTTGGGTGTTCGCTTCTTTCAGAAGCGCGAAGGATTTTTCCATAAAAAGATTATTGTGGGGGGATTTCTCTGGGTGATTACCCTGTCCGCTTTGGCACACCTGGAATGGCTTGGTTTTTCCCGACTGGTTTCTCTCGATCAAAAAGGAGGTATTTTCGGCCGTTTCCTGTCGCAATTTCTCCTGGATTATTTTGCTTCATTTGGAACCGCAGTCCTCTTGTTTTCCTTGTTTCTGATGGGGGGAATCCTTCTCTTTTCCTTTTCCCCTCAGAAGGTGCTGAATCGGTTCATTACCGGCCTGCAAGTGATCAGGCAACTGGGCCTGGTCTCGGCGTCCCCATCCGAAAAGAAAAGGGGTCGACGATCTCCCTCCATCCAGAATGGAGAACGTGAGAATAATCGGGAGGAGGGACCGGCTATTGCCAATCCGCCGCCTCGTATTGCGGTGCCCCCAAAGCAGGAGACCTTTACCTTTGTGAGTGAGGATGCAGGAGACTATCGTCTCCCTCCGCTTTCTCTTCTCTCCGATTCCTCCCGACTTCCCAACGCAAGATCTAAGGAAGAGTTGATCGTTCAGTCTCAGATCCTGGAAAGGAAGTTACGCGATTTTGATGTGGAGGGACGGGTCTCACAAGTTCATCCCGGGCCGGTGATTACGATGTTTGAATTTGAACCGGCACCTGGGGTAAAGCTGAATCGAATTATAAACCTGAGTGACGATTTGGCCCTGGCCATGCGGGCGCTTCATGTCCGAATCGTTGCCCCTCTCCCTGGAAAAGCCGCTGTCGGCATTGAGATCCCAAACTATAAAAGAGAAGAGGTTGGTTTAAAAGAGGTCTTTGCATCTCCCTCATTTAACCGGATTCAATCCAAACTTCGGCTTGCACTGGGGAAGGACATCTTTGGAAACCCCCTGGCAACCGATCTGGCAGCCATGCCGCATCTTTTGATTGCGGGTTCAACCGGGTCCGGAAAGAGTGTTGGATTAAACAGTATGGTTCTTTCAATCCTCTTTTCTGCGACGCCGGCAGAGGTCAAGATGATCATGATCGATCCGAAAATGCTTGAGTTTTCACTTTACGACGGGATTCCTCATTTGGTGACGCCGGTGATCGTCCGCCCGAAGGCCGCTTCTGATGCGCTCAAGCGGATGGTGGTTGAAATGCAGCGCCGTTATCAGCTCCTTGCTGGGAAGGGGGTTCGGAATATCGACGCATATAATAAACGTCTTCTCAAGGACAAGAAGAAAAAAGGGCGGTCCATGTTGGAAACAGACGATGAAGGATCGGCCGTCGAGGAGAGTCCATTGCCTTATATTGTTATTCTTATCGATGAACTTGCGGATCTCATGATGGTGGCTCCACGGGATGTTGAAGATTCAATCGCCCGGCTCGCCCAGATGGCCCGTGCTGCCGGAATTCACTTGATATTGGCAACCCAGCGTCCTTCTGTAGATGTCTTAACAGGATTGATCAAGGCCAACTTTCCGGCGCGAATCGCGTTTTGTGTCTCGTCAAAGACCGATTCGCGGACCATTCTTGATGCAAACGGCGCTGAGCAGTTGCTCGGGAAAGGAGATATGCTCTATCTCTCGGCGGGAACAGGAAAGATAGTCAGGGTGCATGGTTCCTACGTTTCCGAAGAAGAAGTGAAGCGAGTTGTTGGATTCATTAAGGAGCAGAGTTCACCCCTTTACGATTCTGCCTTTACGGCTCCCGTGTCTTCAGGAGATCTCGCCACGGAGGACGACAGGGACGAGTTTTATGAGCGGGCACGAGAGCTGGTCATTGGGACAGGACACGCGTCGGCCTCTTTTATTCAGAGGAGGATGAGAGTGGGATACCCCAGGGCTGCACGCATCATCGAGATGATGGAAGAAGATGGGCTGATCGGTCCGGCCGTAGGGGCAAAACCGAGAGAGATCCTGATCAGAAGAGAGGAACAACCTCTCTAA
- the ybeY gene encoding rRNA maturation RNase YbeY, which yields MTPPMQITILNRQRKYPLDRERLLRWTGRVLQEQKLNGEVGLVFVNNRQIRGYNRDYRKRDAPTNVLAFPMQEGIGSGLHPEVIGDVMISLETVEKEALLYERSMQEHLLILLIHGLLHLLGYDHEVSVFEAARMRRREKRLFQIISDEGLLGG from the coding sequence ATGACACCCCCGATGCAGATCACCATCTTGAATCGACAAAGAAAATATCCCCTTGACCGTGAGAGACTGTTGCGATGGACAGGCCGGGTCCTTCAGGAGCAAAAACTAAATGGCGAGGTCGGTCTTGTTTTTGTGAATAATCGTCAAATCAGGGGATATAATCGTGACTACCGAAAACGAGACGCCCCGACCAATGTCCTTGCGTTTCCGATGCAGGAAGGGATCGGGAGTGGTCTCCATCCGGAAGTGATTGGAGATGTGATGATTTCACTGGAAACTGTCGAAAAAGAGGCGCTCCTTTATGAGCGGTCGATGCAGGAGCACTTGTTGATTTTATTGATTCACGGACTCCTTCATCTGTTGGGATATGATCATGAAGTATCGGTTTTTGAGGCCGCGAGAATGCGGCGGCGGGAAAAACGGCTGTTCCAGATCATAAGCGATGAAGGCTTGCTGGGAGGATAG
- the rsmA gene encoding ribosomal RNA small subunit methyltransferase A, whose product MKTAPNTFTRPRKSWGQNFLIDFNIQRKILDLAEIKQGEKVIEIGPGRGMLTRGLLERRALVTAIEIDPHLVERLKREMPSVETPNFDLVLGDALRYPYEAIQGTYKVVANLPYNLSTPILFRLLEEHRQIRMMILMLQREVADRLAAQVGTKSYGALTVTVQYCADVRAAFDVPPGCFRPRPRVHSTVILLTPRSEGRMPVQDETLFLKVVKGAFAYRRKRVVNSLVESGFSKEIVLCSLEKIGLDPGRRGETFTLSEFVAMAKEISRLI is encoded by the coding sequence ATGAAGACCGCACCAAATACCTTTACCCGCCCCAGAAAATCATGGGGACAGAACTTTCTGATTGATTTCAATATTCAGAGAAAGATTCTCGACCTGGCAGAGATAAAACAGGGGGAGAAGGTCATCGAAATCGGTCCTGGACGAGGGATGCTGACCCGGGGATTGCTCGAAAGAAGGGCCCTTGTGACCGCGATCGAAATTGATCCTCACCTGGTTGAGCGCCTGAAAAGGGAGATGCCCTCCGTCGAAACGCCGAATTTTGACCTTGTCCTGGGAGATGCCCTTCGATATCCTTATGAAGCAATTCAAGGGACTTATAAGGTTGTAGCGAACCTTCCCTACAACCTTTCAACCCCGATTCTGTTCCGTCTTCTTGAAGAACATCGACAGATAAGAATGATGATCCTGATGCTCCAACGCGAAGTAGCCGACAGGTTGGCCGCCCAGGTTGGAACAAAAAGTTATGGAGCACTGACGGTTACCGTTCAATATTGTGCGGATGTTCGTGCCGCATTTGATGTTCCGCCTGGCTGTTTTCGGCCCCGTCCGAGGGTTCATTCGACCGTCATTCTCCTTACACCCCGGTCTGAGGGCCGGATGCCTGTTCAGGACGAGACTCTCTTCCTGAAAGTGGTGAAAGGGGCCTTCGCCTACCGAAGAAAAAGGGTTGTAAATTCTCTGGTTGAAAGCGGGTTTTCAAAAGAGATCGTTCTGTGTTCCCTTGAAAAAATAGGTCTTGATCCAGGGAGAAGAGGGGAAACCTTCACTTTGTCAGAGTTTGTGGCGATGGCCAAAGAAATCAGCCGCCTCATCTGA
- the pdxA gene encoding 4-hydroxythreonine-4-phosphate dehydrogenase PdxA — protein MGIMNEIDKPIIAITMGDPCGIGPEVIVKGLLDKKIYDTCRPFVIGNADWMMQAASHFAPSLDVCSIKDLKDGRFEAGMLDILDLAQELGPFPFQYGNPHPAAASMALSAIILAARMALRSEIDGIATGPIHKEQMQRIGFSFPGHTEFFADMAKTDAFGMMMVGGGLRILLTTIHLSLKEMIGQIKKERIYDAIRLTAASLERDFGCQEPRLAVAALNPHAGERGIFGDEEKREVLPAIEMAQADGIGVSGPYPADTLFYQLKQGRFDAAVALYHDQALIPIKLLAFGSAVNVTVGLPFVRSSVDHGTAYDIAGQGVADAGSLQEAVRLAVQMARHRAGFLRRSAQGRID, from the coding sequence TTGGGAATAATGAACGAGATTGATAAGCCGATCATCGCGATCACCATGGGAGATCCCTGCGGGATCGGACCTGAAGTGATCGTAAAAGGCTTGCTGGACAAAAAGATTTATGACACATGCCGTCCCTTTGTTATCGGAAATGCCGACTGGATGATGCAAGCCGCTTCTCATTTTGCTCCGTCGCTTGATGTTTGCTCGATAAAAGACCTTAAAGATGGACGCTTTGAGGCGGGGATGCTGGATATTCTTGATCTTGCTCAGGAATTAGGCCCCTTCCCGTTCCAGTACGGGAATCCCCATCCGGCGGCCGCTTCCATGGCGCTCAGCGCGATCATCTTGGCGGCCCGGATGGCACTACGGAGTGAGATTGACGGGATCGCGACGGGTCCGATTCACAAGGAGCAGATGCAGAGGATTGGTTTTTCCTTTCCGGGTCACACCGAGTTTTTTGCAGATATGGCGAAGACAGACGCCTTCGGAATGATGATGGTCGGGGGCGGGTTGCGGATCCTGTTGACGACGATTCATCTTTCATTAAAAGAAATGATCGGACAGATCAAGAAGGAACGCATCTATGATGCGATTCGTCTGACTGCGGCAAGCCTAGAAAGAGATTTCGGCTGTCAGGAGCCGCGACTCGCCGTCGCGGCTTTGAATCCGCATGCCGGGGAGAGAGGCATTTTTGGAGATGAAGAAAAACGAGAGGTCCTCCCCGCGATAGAAATGGCCCAGGCGGATGGAATCGGGGTAAGTGGCCCCTACCCGGCAGACACTCTTTTTTATCAACTGAAGCAGGGGCGCTTCGATGCTGCGGTCGCCCTTTACCATGATCAGGCCTTGATTCCAATCAAACTTCTTGCTTTTGGCTCTGCGGTGAACGTGACGGTAGGTCTACCCTTTGTCCGGTCTTCTGTAGATCATGGCACTGCTTACGATATTGCCGGCCAGGGGGTGGCGGATGCAGGGAGCCTTCAGGAAGCCGTCCGACTGGCCGTTCAGATGGCTCGTCATCGGGCTGGATTTCTAAGGCGGTCAGCCCAAGGGCGTATAGATTGA